The Silene latifolia isolate original U9 population chromosome X, ASM4854445v1, whole genome shotgun sequence genome contains the following window.
ctGGTCCGTCTCCATCCAAATCCCGTGTCACACCTCCATCAAAGAGCACTGCTTCTCAGAGAAGGAGTACTTGCGAAATTGTCGTCTAGTCCACCCaagactagtagtaagttggCTGGCAAAGTTAAGCATGAGAAGGGAATTGTGGTAAGTAGCAAGCAACCTCGGAGTTTGCTGCAGAAATATCCCATTGTATGTACTCttgttattctacttttatttttctttgttatttagctattaatatgttacttttcgtgttatttttgatgctctcctgttattttgctattattctgCTGCTTTTGCTTTTGCTTatgttatcttaaatgttttaatgcattGTATATTTTTTCCCCTTTTGTGTGCACAGTGCCGATCCATTTACTATTCTTTGTCGGCCTGCTTTTCTTTTCAAAGTTATTGAAGCCCTCACCGAGGAGCAGAAGGAGGCGGTTAGGGAAATGGGATTCGGGGGTTTACTTGAGTTGAAGCATTCTTCCCTCCCCCCATATCATGTTAGGGAGtttatatatgcttttaggaGTGGGAAGTATTTTGAAATATACGAAATGGTGAAGTTCGAGTTATTTGAGATGATGtgcacgatgtgtttggtttaccaaATTGCAGTGCGAAAGTGGATTTGGTTATTCTTTGGGTTTCAGTTTGCAGACGTATTTGAAGGAGAAGCTTTGAAGCGTGCTTGGCGTGAGAAGTATGGTATCGCCAATAACAAAAGTGGGATACCACTTAACAAAGTTCGGGAGACCTGCTAGAGTCTGCTGGTTGCGGACgatgagtttaagaagacttTTGTTCGCTTGCCATGTCGTGTTTCCTTGCTCTGTGTTGGGTTATGTGCTTGATCTTAGACTTCTAAGCGCTGTGGAAGATGTCTCTAGGATCAAGGAACTTAATTAGTGTCGGTTTGTCTTCTCGAGACTTGGTGACTTAACGTGCGTGAAGCCTTTATCGGGAGGAAAAATATTCGTTGTAGTGTTGTCTTTGTTGGCTATCGGCTATTTTCACCGTTACTTCTTTAGCGGTGATCGGGTGAATAATGAGTGccgctcattaaacattgggattttaAGTCTTTCAATGAGAGGTTGCGGCGTGAGGCGGTGCTGGTGCTCGGGCACGGGGGAGCGTTGACGTTGCTTTCCCATTGTCTCGCCCAAACATTGTTGGCTCTGGTCAACGTACTCAACGTCGATGTCTTGTTCGGATCTACCGATGATATTCTTACGGATGAGCAAGTACGATCCAGCGGTCGACGTAAGCACTGTTTGATTGTTTTTAAAcgaatcattctaaaatgttattGTCCTCAAGCATTAGTTGTCATCTCGCTATTATTTTACTATTATTCCTTTGTTATTCCTCGGTTTTCCTCTTTGCCATTCCCTTTGTTATTCTAATTTACATTCCAAGTGTTACTCCACTTTGTTATTCTACATTGTTATTCTACTACTACTCcactttgttatttatttaacttttgttagtgtctttgttattcctttgttattttattacttaactgttattctactattaatcctttgttatgtattttctttgttagtgtactattattcctctgttattctactattattgtcttgttttaattaaaattttagGATTTTAACTTGACAAGATGTTCATCAACTTATCgcttaatgagagggactctCGATTTTTATGCCGATACTTGGGAACGGGCGGAACTTATAaagtcgaagatgatgaagaagacccAAAGAGCTATGGGTCAAGCACACCTTTGCTAAGTTGCCCAGCCAAGTAACCCGACGAGTGCTAAAGAAAGCACAAACAAACAGTCAAAAAAGTTGGTTGTGAAGGTTCGAGAATTTGGTTGCCAcccatctttcttcacggatcaagttatcCGTGAAGCTCGGACGAACGGGTAAAGCATGTATTGCCTATGCAAGCGGCCAATAAATCGCGATCAACTGTTCTGAAGAACCACTTCCAAAAAAGCTAGACATgaagatgtcatcattgaaccccATCATTTAACCTGTTTTCTCAATTCTATGAGGAGTGTGTCGGGTCATCGGATGTGCGGCCGACTATATCGAAAAGAAGGGTGTAGGCCGAAAAGAAAGGTGTTGAACATAGTCCGTCATTCAACAAAGTGCAAAGGTGGGGACTCCACAATTGTCACCACTCGGTTTAGATTCTATTATGACGGATATCTCGTGGCCGACATTCGGTTTCGTTATGGAGAGCCAGCTGATGTGggtgagaaagtagttgatgttggggatattaccattgacgtggaggatgttaacaatgatgtggaggacgttaacattcaagttgaagactatCTTGTTGATAATCCGCCGGAGGACGTGCCTAATATTGTTGAGTGTACACCGGTAGAGGTTCAAGCAACTCAAATTCCAAAGCCTGATGCTTGTTTGCCTGAGACGGAGGTGACGGATACCGGTGCTGACATTCCATTGCGTAATGACACTCAACATTCCACTCAAATTGGCAGTGAAGCATTCGTGACTGCAGAAGAGGAGGTAGCGGATGTGGTGATGTCTTGTCATGCAGACTTGTTGCTTGGGGTGCGTCGAGATAGATAAATCGATAAACGAGGATTCCGAGGTTGTGTCGGAGGCTGGTACTGTTGTTGGTGAGGCTGTCCCGGAGGACAATGGCGTTGCTGGGTTGAATGCTCCTACTATCTGTACAAGTTATTTGCTGCACTCTGCTGCACATGAGGAGCTACTGTTGTCTGTTGTGCCTCAGAATTTCGGATGCACCTATGATTGTGGTCCTGTGGCTCCTGAGCTAGTTGTCctgtcaaaatcaatgataacGATGGGACATGTTTTCAACCCAATGCTATCCAAGCGGAAAGAGGTTGCGATCATCGCTTCTTGAATGATCATAACATTTCGCAGGGTAAGAGCTTGTTTTTATTGTAAAAATTTTCGCTTTGTTTAATATATTATcttgttttttttcttcttcaaaaatatattcatgtgactcTTATTTTGCCTGTTTATTCGGTTTTGAAGGGATAATATTGTCACTTGGGGTGTGGACAGTTACCTTAATCGTGAGGATATGGAATCGATGGTTCCAGATACAATGATAATGCTTGGTGTTGTCAACTGGTGGTCCCTCTTTTTGaatgatacttgtataagaggaagCCCAAGTCAACTTTTCTTTGGGAtgggtgcaacggttagttattctatcttatcgtttcttttactttatttttcatttttgcatcACGTTTCAACTCTTGTTCTCCACTTCTTGTTTAGTATCCATTGCGGCGACTTTGTATGCCGTCGAAAGATGATAAGGCTTCCAGGAGTGATTTATGTGCGGAAGTCAAATTGTCATTTACTGTGTTTGTCAATAACAACAAGAGAGAGTGTGATCTTACTTCTGATATGGTATGTTTTCTCAGATTTTGTGTGTTTTCTACTACTATTCTCTTTGTTAGTCTACTATTACTCTGCTGTTATTCTGATGTGTTTCTGCTTTTTTAAAAGAACCACATaattattaacatttttttttggccaaatattttcccagattttcatcccaattcttttgcatgagcactttagctgtttgtgcatcaatttcatttcgaagagggttgaatatcttgataatgtatttcaagaggcgatgtttgctgatgatcaacagcagtgtgtacgtttggtgtattgtcaaactatttgtaagtcatttattgtgttttaattttctcttggtgtttagcctagtttgtttaagtattgttagtaattatgttttctttttcttttttttttttaaaaaaaaggtgaacttgatgtctgatttcctggtccacaaaggagttgcccgaggtggggaggttaaagattataaaattgtcaacgtcccttttacctggcaaacggtgcgattgaaaatttggactgcggtgtatatacgatgttgcACATGCTCTGTTACCGTGGAACTGTTTTTGATTGTGACTTGGGTAATTCTGATTCAAGAAACCTCTACCGCGCTGAGATCGTTGCCTTGTTGGTGCTGTCTGATATGAACGAGTCCAGGGGAGATGTGTTGAAAAGTTTGGAGGAGTTGAACAAGACAAgaaaggaaaccctgagtgtGCTTGAAGAGAGACGGCGTATTGAGGATGCGGAAAAGAGGGCTTCTCAAAGCGGTAAGAAACGTCGTGGTTCCGGAGGTGAAAACTGTTGGTAAGAAGGTTAAGACGTCCCGACCTGTTGTCGAGCCCGTCGCTTCTCCCTCTGTCATTGTGACACTAAATTCTCTAGAAAGAGACCCCCTGCCAGCCGTCAAGTGGGAAGCAGGGGTGTGGATAGCCCCGTGAGTCCAAAGTCGGCTTTGGGTAGTCGTAAAAGGGGTAAGGCAGACGACGGGCTGGGTTGCTCTATGGATTGCGGGCCAGAGGACAGTAGGTTTGTTGCGGTGTCGGATTTATTTCGGAAGAACAAAAAACAGTTCTCTAAGATGCTGAAGGTGCGGAAGCAAGTGGTGGACTTTGTTCTTCGTGAAGACGCTCAGTTGAAAGAAGAGTATGTGtcgattttcatttctttgattgtggtgttcTGTTCAGTTAGTCTTTCTGTTTCCCACTGTTAGTCtgctgttattatgctgttatttttGTCAACCTAGCGAGTCGTCTAATTTCACTGTTAGGTCcctttgttattctgctgttattgacctgttattctactgttataccactattattcgtTGTTAGTCCACTTTGTAATCCCACTTTGTCAATCCCTTCTTGTTATTATTCTcatgttataccactattatttatttgttattgttctgttattgaactgttattctgctgttataccACTGTAATCCCACTGTTCTCATCATATGTTATTTTTTGTGAATGTAGGGAGATGTTAGTGTTGTACAACGACGAGGTCGGCGTGTTTTTGTACAAGGGGGATATTGTTTCCATTGTAGATGCAGCTGCTATGATGACAACAAGAGTCGTTGATGTTTGGTCggttcttttgaattcgttggagtttgaggaacgctcagaaccaagctcaatgtttttcggagttcgtcatatggtattttgttttttcctttgctattttgcgttattacctacagattgactcacaagtattgatataaagttaacacttgtgcactatttttggttgtttatgctttctcTTTTGAAGGATCCTCTTTATTCACTCTTAGAGAACTTTGATTCCTCAAGCCCTGTTGACGGTCCGGGTAAGAAGCTGTTGGCATTCTGGAATGTGTTTTTCGATTCCTGCAATGGAAGATGTCATCTGAACTCCAACCTTGTGTTTGTGCCGATTCTGTACAATGATCACTACTCTTGTTTCTGCATCAACtttttgaatgaatcgattgatattttggacaacatgactcacgattccAAGCAAGTAGCCGATTACAGAAGATTGGCCGAGATTGTGGCAAACTATATGCGTGTTTTTATGGAGGGTCATAATGTTCTGAAGTCTGAAGATTGCCGCAATTTCGAAATCGTTGATGTGCCttttaaatggaaaaagaaggaacTGCTGAATTTGGAGTCGGGGAGTTTCTTGCTGTACACGATGGCGGAATATGGTGGAAGCGTGTTTGAGTGCAATCTTCACAGCAAGATTGCTCGTCGAAAGCTACTTTGTGTTGAAATGTCGGCTTCCCCGATCTTGGCGGATATTAATCTTCATAGGCGAGTAGTTCTTGACAAAGTGAAGGCTTGTGAGACTGGAAGGCCGAAGACGTTGGGTTTGGCGGCAGCAAGGAACAAGTTGCGAAGTGCCCCAGAAGTGCAACCCCAATCATCTGCTTTGGTAGTGAAGAGTCAGGCATCGTCATGAATGCGTACCTTTAAATGTTGTGTATCCAGGGAAGTCGACTAAGTTAGTGTAAACTGTGTTGTTAGACTATTAGTGTCTTTGTTATTGACCGTTATTTAAAagtataattactagtttattgtctttgttattcccGTATTACTCTAGTGTTATTCCAGTGTGTACTctaatttaattgagttttcatattacttgtactttttttaaacaccatccatttttactctaatcccACCGTTATTCCGTTGTTATTCGGGATAATGAGCAGTTTGTTGTCTTTGTTATTGAACAATTAGTCTACTGATTATTTTAGTCTAATTAAGCTTTCTTATTACCTTTGTTTTCtagaaacactatccatttctattcaagtggaaatttagtcaagtgtaaaagcaaaGTGGTTTAGCTGCGTTTTTGcagtgttattctaccattattctcattGTTATTGCAAGATTACTCGCATAATAAGCGCTACTACTCtttgttattgtactattagtctacacttattctgcagttattccactagtttaattaaggtttacaaacactatccaattTCTACGAAAAATATGCATTTTCTATTCAATGTCAATGGTCGTTTTTTCTCAATCGTGATTCTATtgttattgcaccgttattctttgtttttgcactattattccgcataacaagtagtttattctgctgttattccaccGTTAGTCCAaagcattattttgttaaaactattcatttttattcaagtgtaaatttagtcaagtgtaaaagcaaaGTGGTTTAGGCGCTTTTATTACActcgttattctaccattattctctttgttattgcagtattattctgcataattagcagttattatgctgttattgcactattattctggCAAAGACTTCTGTTATTCCAATATTACTTAAAAATAGTAGTAAATAGCACTTAAAGATAGTACTTACATAATAAACACTAACGTTCTAAAATGTTAAAGCCATTATTTTTAaagcaataaatattttaaacatatttaaaagCAGCAGCCCTGGACCATCATCGTTAGTTTTTTATATCTTTATTATATTCTACGACGCTGCGCTTTCGGTCCTTGGACAAAGTGCTTTCAACTTCCACCGACTCATCCTCAAAAGGGTTTTTGTACGCTTCCATAAGTTCCATGGCTTTTGAATGGTGTCCAATTGCGAGAGATTGAAATATCGGCTTGGTGTAATACTTCCTCAAAGCATTCACACCAGCAATGAATTGATTGTCCATGTCGGCTTCCGTgtagttcctatttttcttttccttcaactgTCTACGCATACGTTCATTTTGAAGTTCAAAGAACCTTCAATCGTGCCTTTACACTGTCGACCTCTCttattaaggcctcttcacggGTTTCTCTTTGCctctaaatttgtccttgtgtcgATCAACTCTATCGTGAGGGACTCTATCGTCCGTTTGGCTTCATCGATTTCCTGCCTTGTCGGGGACCTTCGGCTATCGTCAGTTACGTCACTCATCCTGCAGCATTGGAAGTATGaaactttttgcattataaaaagatgtttaaaatatttcaaccaaattaaaagcaaACCAAAGCAGAAGAAAGAGAATTACCTTTTCTGCAGCATAGAGTATAGTGTTGACAgataagaaaaataaacatgaaagaaaaataaagaatagaaagataagaaattacctttttgcagaggagataaagtttttttttggaatggactttttcagtgtgtgtgtttgtttttttactCGAAGTAGCAGTaatttataggggcttggggaatagaaacagtttttctgtaataaagtatagaaagataagaaattacctgtctaccaacaaaaaaaaagataagaaattacctttttgcagaggagatgcagagttttttcttgaatacaaacagttttttcagatttacttattcggtgtgtgtgtttttttttttaaaaaaccacgcaatagcagtatttataggggttggggaatacaaacagttttcctgtaattatattagattaggttaggtaactgtttttaataaaatctgaaaagtggaactgctttttataaatattactaatCTGTTATTATTCAACTATTATTGTAGTGTGTAATTTGCAGTTTTATTTTTGTGGGTGGTTTGTGAAAAAACAGTgagataatattaacaaaaaaattaaagtaactagtattaattctcatataatgtagGTCTCACTTTTATTATCTAGAAGATACATTTTTGGTTAAAATGTAAttcaaacaatgacaaatagtaaaagtctttgacatttttaggcgaggtcttcatcgtagccgctgtcttttgcgtctcttttgtctttgttagttcatgcatctgattcatattcctgcaatttttgcttagtatttagcagctacattaatagcagaatagcagtagaataacattaatagcagtagaataacaacacattaatagcagaatagcagtaaTCTAAATTTAGACTACTCTTTATTATTGcagacactatccatttccaccaagaatatccattttctattcaaaaataacaacacattaatagcacaatagcagtagaataacacaacagcagcagaatagcagagtaacacaggaataataggggaataacagtagaataaaaggataacatattcctgcaatttttgttagttcatgcatctGATTTATATTGCTGCAATTTTTGCTTATTATTTAGAagctacattaatagcagaatagcagtggaataacattaatagcagtagaataacaacacattaatagcagaatagcagtagacTAAATTTAGcagctactctgctgttattgcagacactatccatttccacaaagaatatccgttttctattcaaaaataacaacacattaatagaagaatagcagtagaataacacaacagcagcagaatagcagagtaacacaggaataataggggaataacagtaAGAGGATAACATTACAATAATAGGAGAGTATTAGTCCAGATTCATACCTCTTCAGTTTctgattcttcttcatcatcgtcatcagaaGGGGGACTTTCAGCAAATGGAAGAGTACAAGTTCTACTGTTGTGGTTCACCCACTTCTTGCAGTTACCGCATCTTCGCTTCCTCTTTTGTTGCTTGGTCTTGGCCTTTTCTTTGGAGGACCTTAATCTTTTGCCACTGcccttattcttggccttgtttggCGGTCGAAGGTCAATATCATTTGAAGCTGTGATGCCTAGAAGAGCCTCGATTTCCTGGTTTTTGGTCTTCGGTTCAGTTGGTCCTGTGATGTTCTCCCTGAACTGTGTCAGGATTTTCTGCAGTTGCTTCATGTGTTTAACAGTAGCATAACTGTCCATCACCCCGACAGTTGCATAAATCtcagaccaaacctttgacatctcagctttcttgatgtcagcctcatcaatctcttctatcacctttccattttcatctcGGACAACTGGCCTGTAggatttctttgtccatcgagcaaGGACATAAGGGTCAGGTATCCTGTGGACCTGCCTACCATTCCACACCCGAGTATATGGCGACGAGACAATGCCATGCCTCTCAAACAGACTTACATGCACATTTGCTCTCGTTAGTTTTGGTGTTAAATTCAACTCGGAAGCTCATGTGCTTCGGTCCATCACGAACGTCATGATACTCCACCGCCCCTACTGTTGTCAAACCCCCGACCCCCATGCTGCATATGGCATGTTTGACTTCATTCTGAAAGTCCGCAAAGATAGGATGGGTGTAGACATGTGAGGCATGCATCTCTACCTTCATCGGCCCTGCTTTCTCGAGCATATTATGCTCATTGGCATTATCCATCCTCCTTTGTGTATGCCTTTGCTGCTCTATTGCGGAATTGTACCTCATCCAAAACTCAACGAGGGTTCCAAAATGGCTTTCAAACCGCTTGAAATAGCTGTTTGAACTTTCGGATCTCTGGGTTGTTCGCAACAAACAACCTAGAGGCAGATCCCGAAAGTATCCGTATCCACTTTTGTCGATTGCAAAGACATACTTCAACCACCGGTTGCTTTCCATACCATGGGCTTCAATAATGATCTTCGATTTGTTCAAATTCGTGTGGCTCGAGGTCGACATCCCACACAACGGCATTTATGTCGGTCATAAATTCCGTATCATTGCAGATTGCCCTTCCCACTTTCTCGGGCATTTTtcgcatgatatgccacatgcgtACTTGTGGACAGAATGGTTGAAGACATTTGGGCATGCTTTTTTAATTCCGGGCACCGGTCCGTAATTACACATTGAGGTTTTTCTTTGCCCCATTGCTTCGAGGAATTTTTAAAAATCCACTCAAATGAATGCGACTCTCAAGTCAAGTAACCCATTTGCAAAAGTCAccgtcttcttgttgtggtctactccggtgaagggagtaaacaccatgaaatatttgtttgtcccataagtagggtcaaacgagatcgtgtctccatataacttgtagttgtttatcccttccttatcagcccaaataaccttcgtcaagcatttgttctcatcctgatcataagcaaaatagaacccctttgtttcagccagcattttgaaatgcccaatgaacattttagcatcgttatccccaatgtaacacttgatatttcgtttgaagtttttgaagtctagccaagaggcaccgatattctgataaccatttgagtattccttgagaattctgaagctcaatgttggacctatgttgagcttagtatgatcaataatggtcCTCTTAATGTAGTCATGGACGTCCCTTGAAAGCTTCGGAACTCCTGTTTTTGtgagtaaagagagtgattgtgaacgtcTACAAAGACATCCACAATATACCCAGCCGGTCTGTCGTCTATTTTTTCACAGGTTCTCAACCTCATGTGCGCCTTGCAGCCACACCTTGTCAGAGCATGCTTCTTTGGCTGTCTAATTCGGCGGTCTTTGTTCTCTACTGTACTCAAATTACCAGCTTCATGATTTGTTGCTTCAAGTCGCAGATTTTCTTTTCATATCCCTATACCCCTCGTCATTACTGGACAGTGATTTGACGCCGACGCCCCCTTATATGGcgcatttgtgtaccttctcacatcaaatccGCAAGCCAGTGCATATATCTTTGTAGAACTGCATCTTTGCatcctccaaggtaagaaagaacatgccacGTTTAGGCGTAAAATCACTCTCAGCAGTCCTTACCCATCGCTCGGTCCCCGGGTGTCTTCTTGTAATGAAGAGTTGAAACAAACTCATCGTTTTCTTCGTCGAACAGTTGTTGGGCTGGTgtatatattgttattagaagaatccCCAATAGGTAAGACGgcattgtcttcaacaatagacACAGAGAAAGATCTCATGACaagtaaattaatataatgagtacAAATCATTGGACAACAAAATCACAATAGCACGGGGGAGAGATCAACATTGCAGTAATGTGACAATAACAGTATGATAACAGCAGGTGTGAAACAGACGacaatcaataacatcacaataacactaaatgtatttattttatgctaCTCTCTTATCAGTAGTATATTTTCACGCTACAAagacaataatatcacaacaatagtagcataatatcgaataacagtacaataatatcaacatgtttctctacttttttacaataatagtacaagaATATCAGAATAAGACTCGATTCTACTTTATTACATACAGATAATACTGTATTTATTATGTTACTCTTTTGCAAGGCATATATTTTCATGTTACtgcacaataatagcacaataatattataataatatcacaataacattacaataatatcacaataacagtcGAATAATATAATCATGTTACTGTACGGTttcaataatagtacattaatatcagaataacagttctCTTTTTCTACCGTAATACAAGCCAGATAAAGATACAATAATATCGAATAATAAAtttgagaaacacatagaaatcaataattgatttataaacactcaggctaataatagtacattaatatcagaataacagttctctttttctactctaatacaagccagacagtacaataatatcagaataacagctgtgaaacacatagaaatcaataattgatttataaacactcaggctaataatagtacattaatatcagaataacatttctctttttctactctaatacaagccagacagtacaataatatcagaataacagctgtgaaacacatagaaatcaataattga
Protein-coding sequences here:
- the LOC141617910 gene encoding uncharacterized protein LOC141617910: MPLCGMSTSSHTNLNKSKIIIEAHGMESNRWLKYVFAIDKSGYGYFRDLPLGCLLRTTQRSESSNSYFKRFESHFGTLVEFWMRYNSAIEQQRHTQRRMDNANEHNMLEKAGPMKVEMHASHVYTHPIFADFQNEVKHAICSMGVGGLTTVGAVDLFERHGIVSSPYTRVWNGRQVHRIPDPYVLARWTKKSYRPVVRDENGKVIEEIDEADIKKAEMSKVWSEIYATVGVMDSYATVKHMKQLQKILTQFRENITGPTEPKTKNQEIEALLGITASNDIDLRPPNKAKNKGSGKRLRSSKEKAKTKQQKRKRRCGNCKKWVNHNSRTCTLPFAESPPSDDDDEEESETEEEYESDA